A genomic region of Pseudopipra pipra isolate bDixPip1 chromosome W, bDixPip1.hap1, whole genome shotgun sequence contains the following coding sequences:
- the LOC135404603 gene encoding olfactory receptor 14A16-like translates to MSNSSSMPQFLLLAFADRRELQLLHFWLFLAISLAALLANGLILSAVACDHHLHTPMGFFLLNLSLTDLGCICTTVPKAMHNSLHNTTTISYMGCAAQPFFFFFFMSAEYFLLTIMCYDRYVAICKPLHYGTLLGSRACAHMAAAAWATAFLIALLHTATTFSLPLCQGNALGQFFCEIPHILKLSCSHSGYRREIGLIRVSACLVFGCFIFIVFSYVQIFRVVLRIPSQQGRHKALSTCLPHLIVVSLFITTGMFSHLKPHSISSPTLDLALSVLYSVVPPSLNPLIYSLRNQELKDALRKMMTGCFSGAITCLISSAEHSLFNPLLAQPAF, encoded by the coding sequence atgtccaacagcagctccatgccccagttcctcctcctggccttcgcagacaggcgggagctgcagctcctgcacttctggctcttcctggccatctccctggctgccctcctggccaacggcctcatcctcagcgccgtagcctgtgaccaccacctgcacacccccatgggcttcttcctgctcaacctctccctcacagacctgggctgcatctgcaccactgtccccaaagccatgcacaattccctccataacaccacaaccatctcctacatgggatgtgctgcacagccctttttctttttcttcttcatgtctgcagagtatttcctcctcaccatcatgtgctacgaccgctacgttgccatctgcaaacccctgcactacgggaccctcctgggcagcagagcttgtgcccacatggcagcagctgcctgggccactgcgtTTCTCATTGCTCTGTTGCACACAGCCactacattttccctgcccctgtgccagggcaatgccctgggccagttcttctgtgaaatcccacacatcctcaagctctcctgctcacactcaggctaccgcagggaaattgggctcattcGGGTTAGTGCCTGTTTAGtatttggttgtttcattttcattgttttctcctatgtgcagatttTTAGGGTTGTGTTGAgaatcccctctcagcagggacggcacaaagccttatccacgtgcctccctcacctgatCGTGGTCTCTTTGTTTATCACCACTGGTATGTTTTCCCACCTGAAGCCCcactccatctcctccccaacACTagatctggcactatcagttctgtactcggtggtgcctccatcactgaaccccctcatctacagcctcaggaaccaggagctcaaagatgccctgaggaaaatgatgactggatgcttttcaggagcaataacCTGCCttatttcttctgcagaacattCATTGTTTAACCCTTTActggcccagcctgccttctaa